In Erinaceus europaeus chromosome 10, mEriEur2.1, whole genome shotgun sequence, one DNA window encodes the following:
- the NSMF gene encoding NMDA receptor synaptonuclear signaling and neuronal migration factor isoform X5: MGVAASRRRALRSEAMSSVAAKVRAARAFGEYLSQSHPENRNGADHLLADAYSGHDGSPEMQPAPQNKRRLSIVSNGRYEGSLSEEVVSGKPAGEGPQPRVYTISGEPALLPGPEAEAIELAVVKGRRQQERHPHHHSQSLRASPGCSHEDVSRPCQSWAGSRQGSKECPGCAQLAPGPSPSPRAFGLDQPPLPEATSRRKKLERMYSVDRMSDDTPIRTWFPKENLFSFQTATTTMQAADSWWFPRVFRGYAERKRRKRENDSASVIQRNFRKHLRMVGSRRVKAQSSDLQSSHCTLGEAFEDLDWETEKGLEAVVCDSEGFMPPKVMLISSKVPKAEYIPTIIRRDDPSIIPILYDHEHATFEDILEEIEKKLNIYHKGAKIWKMLIFCQGGPGHLYLLKNKVATFAKVEKEEDMIHFWKRLSRLMSKVNPEPNVIHIMGCYILGNPNGEKLFQNLRTLMTPYRVTFESPLELSAQGKQMIETYFDFRLYRLWKSRQHSKLLDFEDVL, translated from the exons ATGGGCGTCGCCGCCTCCCGGAGGAGGGCGCTGAGGAGCGAGGCCATGTCCTCGGTGGCGGCCAAAGTGCG AGCAGCCCGAGCGTTTGGCGAGTACCTGTCCCAGAGTCACCCTGAGAACCGGAATGGTGCAG accacCTGCTAGCTGATGCCTACTCTGGCCACGACGGGTCCCCCGAAATGCAGCCAGCCCCCCAGAACAAACGCCGCCTCTCCATCGTCTCCAATGGCCGTTATGAGGGCAGCCTCTCGGAGGAGGTTGTCAGTGGAAAGCCAGCCGGTGAGGGCCCCCAGCCCCGTGTGTATACCATCTCCGGGGAGCcagcactgctgcctggccccgaGGCCGAGGCCATTGAGCTGGCTGTGGTGAAGGGGCGGCGGCAGCAGGAGCggcacccccaccaccacagccAGTCACTGCGTGCCAGCCCAGGCTGCAGCCATGAAGACGTCAGCAGGCCTTGCCAAAGCTGGGCAGGCAGCCGCCAGGGCTCCAAGGAATGTCCTGGATGCGCCCAGCTGGCCCCtggccccagcccctcccctcggGCCTTTGGGCTGGACCAGCCACCTCTGCCTGAAGCCACCAGCCGCCGCAAAAAGCTGGAGAGGATGTACAGTGTCGACCGTATGTCTG ATGATACCCCCATTCGTACCTGGTTCCCCAAGGAAAACCTCTTCAGCTTTCAGACAGCAACCACAACTATGCAAGC TGCTGACTCGTGGTGGTTTCCCAGGGTGTTCAGGGGCTACGCGGAGAGGAAGCGCCGGAAACGGGAGAATGATTCCGCGTCTGTAATCCAGAG GAACTTCCGCAAACACCTACGCATGGTCGGAAGCCGGCGTGTGAAGGCCCAGA GTAGTGACCTGCAGAGCTCGCACTGCACTCTGGGTGAAGCCTTCGAGGACCTGgactgggagacagagaaaggcctGGAAGCTGTGGTCTGTGACTCTGAGGGCTTCATGCCACCCAAAGTCATG CTCATCTCGTCCAAGGTGCCCAAAGCCGAGTACATCCCCACCATCATCCGCAGGGACGACCCCTCCatcattcccattctctat GACCACGAACACGCAACCTTCGAGGACATCCTGG aggagatagagaagaaactcAACATCTACCACAAGGGGGCCAAGATCTGGAAGATGCTCATTTTCTGTCAG GGAGGCCCAGGACACCTGTATCTGCTCAAGAACAAGGTGGCCACCTTTGCCAAAGTGGAAAAGGAAGAGGACATGATCCA cttCTGGAAGCGGTTGAGCCGCTTGATGAGCAAAGTGAATCCAGAGCCGAATGTCATCCACATCATGGGCTGCTACATTCTGGGGAACCCCAACGGGGAGAAG TTGTTCCAGAACCTCAGGACCCTCATGACCCCTTATAGAGTCACCTTTGAATCCCCCCTGGAGCTGTCAGCCCAAG GGAAGCAGATGATCGAGACCTACTTTGACTTCCGGCTGTACCGCCTGTGGAAGAGCCGCCAGCACTCCAAGCTGCTGGACTTTGAGGACGTCCTGTGA
- the NSMF gene encoding NMDA receptor synaptonuclear signaling and neuronal migration factor isoform X8, which produces MGVAASRRRALRSEAMSSVAAKVRAARAFGEYLSQSHPENRNGADHLLADAYSGHDGSPEMQPAPQNKRRLSIVSNGRYEGSLSEEVVSGKPAGEGPQPRVYTISGEPALLPGPEAEAIELAVVKGRRQQERHPHHHSQSLRASPGCSHEDVSRPCQSWAGSRQGSKECPGCAQLAPGPSPSPRAFGLDQPPLPEATSRRKKLERMYSVDRMSDDTPIRTWFPKENLFSFQTATTTMQAVFRGYAERKRRKRENDSASVIQRNFRKHLRMVGSRRVKAQSSDLQSSHCTLGEAFEDLDWETEKGLEAVVCDSEGFMPPKVMLISSKVPKAEYIPTIIRRDDPSIIPILYDHEHATFEDILEEIEKKLNIYHKGAKIWKMLIFCQGGPGHLYLLKNKVATFAKVEKEEDMIHFWKRLSRLMSKVNPEPNVIHIMGCYILGNPNGEKLFQNLRTLMTPYRVTFESPLELSAQGKQMIETYFDFRLYRLWKSRQHSKLLDFEDVL; this is translated from the exons ATGGGCGTCGCCGCCTCCCGGAGGAGGGCGCTGAGGAGCGAGGCCATGTCCTCGGTGGCGGCCAAAGTGCG AGCAGCCCGAGCGTTTGGCGAGTACCTGTCCCAGAGTCACCCTGAGAACCGGAATGGTGCAG accacCTGCTAGCTGATGCCTACTCTGGCCACGACGGGTCCCCCGAAATGCAGCCAGCCCCCCAGAACAAACGCCGCCTCTCCATCGTCTCCAATGGCCGTTATGAGGGCAGCCTCTCGGAGGAGGTTGTCAGTGGAAAGCCAGCCGGTGAGGGCCCCCAGCCCCGTGTGTATACCATCTCCGGGGAGCcagcactgctgcctggccccgaGGCCGAGGCCATTGAGCTGGCTGTGGTGAAGGGGCGGCGGCAGCAGGAGCggcacccccaccaccacagccAGTCACTGCGTGCCAGCCCAGGCTGCAGCCATGAAGACGTCAGCAGGCCTTGCCAAAGCTGGGCAGGCAGCCGCCAGGGCTCCAAGGAATGTCCTGGATGCGCCCAGCTGGCCCCtggccccagcccctcccctcggGCCTTTGGGCTGGACCAGCCACCTCTGCCTGAAGCCACCAGCCGCCGCAAAAAGCTGGAGAGGATGTACAGTGTCGACCGTATGTCTG ATGATACCCCCATTCGTACCTGGTTCCCCAAGGAAAACCTCTTCAGCTTTCAGACAGCAACCACAACTATGCAAGC GGTGTTCAGGGGCTACGCGGAGAGGAAGCGCCGGAAACGGGAGAATGATTCCGCGTCTGTAATCCAGAG GAACTTCCGCAAACACCTACGCATGGTCGGAAGCCGGCGTGTGAAGGCCCAGA GTAGTGACCTGCAGAGCTCGCACTGCACTCTGGGTGAAGCCTTCGAGGACCTGgactgggagacagagaaaggcctGGAAGCTGTGGTCTGTGACTCTGAGGGCTTCATGCCACCCAAAGTCATG CTCATCTCGTCCAAGGTGCCCAAAGCCGAGTACATCCCCACCATCATCCGCAGGGACGACCCCTCCatcattcccattctctat GACCACGAACACGCAACCTTCGAGGACATCCTGG aggagatagagaagaaactcAACATCTACCACAAGGGGGCCAAGATCTGGAAGATGCTCATTTTCTGTCAG GGAGGCCCAGGACACCTGTATCTGCTCAAGAACAAGGTGGCCACCTTTGCCAAAGTGGAAAAGGAAGAGGACATGATCCA cttCTGGAAGCGGTTGAGCCGCTTGATGAGCAAAGTGAATCCAGAGCCGAATGTCATCCACATCATGGGCTGCTACATTCTGGGGAACCCCAACGGGGAGAAG TTGTTCCAGAACCTCAGGACCCTCATGACCCCTTATAGAGTCACCTTTGAATCCCCCCTGGAGCTGTCAGCCCAAG GGAAGCAGATGATCGAGACCTACTTTGACTTCCGGCTGTACCGCCTGTGGAAGAGCCGCCAGCACTCCAAGCTGCTGGACTTTGAGGACGTCCTGTGA
- the NSMF gene encoding NMDA receptor synaptonuclear signaling and neuronal migration factor isoform X3, with protein sequence MGVAASRRRALRSEAMSSVAAKVRAARAFGEYLSQSHPENRNGADHLLADAYSGHDGSPEMQPAPQNKRRLSIVSNGRYEGSLSEEVVSGKPAGEGPQPRVYTISGEPALLPGPEAEAIELAVVKGRRQQERHPHHHSQSLRASPGCSHEDVSRPCQSWAGSRQGSKECPGCAQLAPGPSPSPRAFGLDQPPLPEATSRRKKLERMYSVDRMSDDTPIRTWFPKENLFSFQTATTTMQAVFRGYAERKRRKRENDSASVIQRNFRKHLRMVGSRRVKAQTFAERRERSFSRSWSDPTPMKADTSHDSRDSSDLQSSHCTLGEAFEDLDWETEKGLEAVVCDSEGFMPPKVMLISSKVPKAEYIPTIIRRDDPSIIPILYDHEHATFEDILEEIEKKLNIYHKGAKIWKMLIFCQGGPGHLYLLKNKVATFAKVEKEEDMIHFWKRLSRLMSKVNPEPNVIHIMGCYILGNPNGEKLFQNLRTLMTPYRVTFESPLELSAQGKQMIETYFDFRLYRLWKSRQHSKLLDFEDVL encoded by the exons ATGGGCGTCGCCGCCTCCCGGAGGAGGGCGCTGAGGAGCGAGGCCATGTCCTCGGTGGCGGCCAAAGTGCG AGCAGCCCGAGCGTTTGGCGAGTACCTGTCCCAGAGTCACCCTGAGAACCGGAATGGTGCAG accacCTGCTAGCTGATGCCTACTCTGGCCACGACGGGTCCCCCGAAATGCAGCCAGCCCCCCAGAACAAACGCCGCCTCTCCATCGTCTCCAATGGCCGTTATGAGGGCAGCCTCTCGGAGGAGGTTGTCAGTGGAAAGCCAGCCGGTGAGGGCCCCCAGCCCCGTGTGTATACCATCTCCGGGGAGCcagcactgctgcctggccccgaGGCCGAGGCCATTGAGCTGGCTGTGGTGAAGGGGCGGCGGCAGCAGGAGCggcacccccaccaccacagccAGTCACTGCGTGCCAGCCCAGGCTGCAGCCATGAAGACGTCAGCAGGCCTTGCCAAAGCTGGGCAGGCAGCCGCCAGGGCTCCAAGGAATGTCCTGGATGCGCCCAGCTGGCCCCtggccccagcccctcccctcggGCCTTTGGGCTGGACCAGCCACCTCTGCCTGAAGCCACCAGCCGCCGCAAAAAGCTGGAGAGGATGTACAGTGTCGACCGTATGTCTG ATGATACCCCCATTCGTACCTGGTTCCCCAAGGAAAACCTCTTCAGCTTTCAGACAGCAACCACAACTATGCAAGC GGTGTTCAGGGGCTACGCGGAGAGGAAGCGCCGGAAACGGGAGAATGATTCCGCGTCTGTAATCCAGAG GAACTTCCGCAAACACCTACGCATGGTCGGAAGCCGGCGTGTGAAGGCCCAGA CGTTCGCTGAGCGGCGAGAGCGAAGCTTCAGCAGGTCCTGGAGTGACCCCACCCCCATGAAAGCTGACACCTCCCACGACTCCCGAGACAGTAG TGACCTGCAGAGCTCGCACTGCACTCTGGGTGAAGCCTTCGAGGACCTGgactgggagacagagaaaggcctGGAAGCTGTGGTCTGTGACTCTGAGGGCTTCATGCCACCCAAAGTCATG CTCATCTCGTCCAAGGTGCCCAAAGCCGAGTACATCCCCACCATCATCCGCAGGGACGACCCCTCCatcattcccattctctat GACCACGAACACGCAACCTTCGAGGACATCCTGG aggagatagagaagaaactcAACATCTACCACAAGGGGGCCAAGATCTGGAAGATGCTCATTTTCTGTCAG GGAGGCCCAGGACACCTGTATCTGCTCAAGAACAAGGTGGCCACCTTTGCCAAAGTGGAAAAGGAAGAGGACATGATCCA cttCTGGAAGCGGTTGAGCCGCTTGATGAGCAAAGTGAATCCAGAGCCGAATGTCATCCACATCATGGGCTGCTACATTCTGGGGAACCCCAACGGGGAGAAG TTGTTCCAGAACCTCAGGACCCTCATGACCCCTTATAGAGTCACCTTTGAATCCCCCCTGGAGCTGTCAGCCCAAG GGAAGCAGATGATCGAGACCTACTTTGACTTCCGGCTGTACCGCCTGTGGAAGAGCCGCCAGCACTCCAAGCTGCTGGACTTTGAGGACGTCCTGTGA
- the NSMF gene encoding NMDA receptor synaptonuclear signaling and neuronal migration factor isoform X1, translated as MGVAASRRRALRSEAMSSVAAKVRAARAFGEYLSQSHPENRNGADHLLADAYSGHDGSPEMQPAPQNKRRLSIVSNGRYEGSLSEEVVSGKPAGEGPQPRVYTISGEPALLPGPEAEAIELAVVKGRRQQERHPHHHSQSLRASPGCSHEDVSRPCQSWAGSRQGSKECPGCAQLAPGPSPSPRAFGLDQPPLPEATSRRKKLERMYSVDRMSDDTPIRTWFPKENLFSFQTATTTMQAADSWWFPRVFRGYAERKRRKRENDSASVIQRNFRKHLRMVGSRRVKAQTFAERRERSFSRSWSDPTPMKADTSHDSRDSSDLQSSHCTLGEAFEDLDWETEKGLEAVVCDSEGFMPPKVMLISSKVPKAEYIPTIIRRDDPSIIPILYDHEHATFEDILEEIEKKLNIYHKGAKIWKMLIFCQGGPGHLYLLKNKVATFAKVEKEEDMIHFWKRLSRLMSKVNPEPNVIHIMGCYILGNPNGEKLFQNLRTLMTPYRVTFESPLELSAQGKQMIETYFDFRLYRLWKSRQHSKLLDFEDVL; from the exons ATGGGCGTCGCCGCCTCCCGGAGGAGGGCGCTGAGGAGCGAGGCCATGTCCTCGGTGGCGGCCAAAGTGCG AGCAGCCCGAGCGTTTGGCGAGTACCTGTCCCAGAGTCACCCTGAGAACCGGAATGGTGCAG accacCTGCTAGCTGATGCCTACTCTGGCCACGACGGGTCCCCCGAAATGCAGCCAGCCCCCCAGAACAAACGCCGCCTCTCCATCGTCTCCAATGGCCGTTATGAGGGCAGCCTCTCGGAGGAGGTTGTCAGTGGAAAGCCAGCCGGTGAGGGCCCCCAGCCCCGTGTGTATACCATCTCCGGGGAGCcagcactgctgcctggccccgaGGCCGAGGCCATTGAGCTGGCTGTGGTGAAGGGGCGGCGGCAGCAGGAGCggcacccccaccaccacagccAGTCACTGCGTGCCAGCCCAGGCTGCAGCCATGAAGACGTCAGCAGGCCTTGCCAAAGCTGGGCAGGCAGCCGCCAGGGCTCCAAGGAATGTCCTGGATGCGCCCAGCTGGCCCCtggccccagcccctcccctcggGCCTTTGGGCTGGACCAGCCACCTCTGCCTGAAGCCACCAGCCGCCGCAAAAAGCTGGAGAGGATGTACAGTGTCGACCGTATGTCTG ATGATACCCCCATTCGTACCTGGTTCCCCAAGGAAAACCTCTTCAGCTTTCAGACAGCAACCACAACTATGCAAGC TGCTGACTCGTGGTGGTTTCCCAGGGTGTTCAGGGGCTACGCGGAGAGGAAGCGCCGGAAACGGGAGAATGATTCCGCGTCTGTAATCCAGAG GAACTTCCGCAAACACCTACGCATGGTCGGAAGCCGGCGTGTGAAGGCCCAGA CGTTCGCTGAGCGGCGAGAGCGAAGCTTCAGCAGGTCCTGGAGTGACCCCACCCCCATGAAAGCTGACACCTCCCACGACTCCCGAGACAGTAG TGACCTGCAGAGCTCGCACTGCACTCTGGGTGAAGCCTTCGAGGACCTGgactgggagacagagaaaggcctGGAAGCTGTGGTCTGTGACTCTGAGGGCTTCATGCCACCCAAAGTCATG CTCATCTCGTCCAAGGTGCCCAAAGCCGAGTACATCCCCACCATCATCCGCAGGGACGACCCCTCCatcattcccattctctat GACCACGAACACGCAACCTTCGAGGACATCCTGG aggagatagagaagaaactcAACATCTACCACAAGGGGGCCAAGATCTGGAAGATGCTCATTTTCTGTCAG GGAGGCCCAGGACACCTGTATCTGCTCAAGAACAAGGTGGCCACCTTTGCCAAAGTGGAAAAGGAAGAGGACATGATCCA cttCTGGAAGCGGTTGAGCCGCTTGATGAGCAAAGTGAATCCAGAGCCGAATGTCATCCACATCATGGGCTGCTACATTCTGGGGAACCCCAACGGGGAGAAG TTGTTCCAGAACCTCAGGACCCTCATGACCCCTTATAGAGTCACCTTTGAATCCCCCCTGGAGCTGTCAGCCCAAG GGAAGCAGATGATCGAGACCTACTTTGACTTCCGGCTGTACCGCCTGTGGAAGAGCCGCCAGCACTCCAAGCTGCTGGACTTTGAGGACGTCCTGTGA
- the NSMF gene encoding NMDA receptor synaptonuclear signaling and neuronal migration factor isoform X7: MGVAASRRRALRSEAMSSVAAKVRAARAFGEYLSQSHPENRNGADHLLADAYSGHDGSPEMQPAPQNKRRLSIVSNGRYEGSLSEEVVSGKPAGEGPQPRVYTISGEPALLPGPEAEAIELAVVKGRRQQERHPHHHSQSLRASPGCSHEDVSRPCQSWAGSRQGSKECPGCAQLAPGPSPSPRAFGLDQPPLPEATSRRKKLERMYSVDHDTPIRTWFPKENLFSFQTATTTMQANFRKHLRMVGSRRVKAQTFAERRERSFSRSWSDPTPMKADTSHDSRDSSDLQSSHCTLGEAFEDLDWETEKGLEAVVCDSEGFMPPKVMLISSKVPKAEYIPTIIRRDDPSIIPILYDHEHATFEDILEEIEKKLNIYHKGAKIWKMLIFCQGGPGHLYLLKNKVATFAKVEKEEDMIHFWKRLSRLMSKVNPEPNVIHIMGCYILGNPNGEKLFQNLRTLMTPYRVTFESPLELSAQGKQMIETYFDFRLYRLWKSRQHSKLLDFEDVL, encoded by the exons ATGGGCGTCGCCGCCTCCCGGAGGAGGGCGCTGAGGAGCGAGGCCATGTCCTCGGTGGCGGCCAAAGTGCG AGCAGCCCGAGCGTTTGGCGAGTACCTGTCCCAGAGTCACCCTGAGAACCGGAATGGTGCAG accacCTGCTAGCTGATGCCTACTCTGGCCACGACGGGTCCCCCGAAATGCAGCCAGCCCCCCAGAACAAACGCCGCCTCTCCATCGTCTCCAATGGCCGTTATGAGGGCAGCCTCTCGGAGGAGGTTGTCAGTGGAAAGCCAGCCGGTGAGGGCCCCCAGCCCCGTGTGTATACCATCTCCGGGGAGCcagcactgctgcctggccccgaGGCCGAGGCCATTGAGCTGGCTGTGGTGAAGGGGCGGCGGCAGCAGGAGCggcacccccaccaccacagccAGTCACTGCGTGCCAGCCCAGGCTGCAGCCATGAAGACGTCAGCAGGCCTTGCCAAAGCTGGGCAGGCAGCCGCCAGGGCTCCAAGGAATGTCCTGGATGCGCCCAGCTGGCCCCtggccccagcccctcccctcggGCCTTTGGGCTGGACCAGCCACCTCTGCCTGAAGCCACCAGCCGCCGCAAAAAGCTGGAGAGGATGTACAGTGTCGACC ATGATACCCCCATTCGTACCTGGTTCCCCAAGGAAAACCTCTTCAGCTTTCAGACAGCAACCACAACTATGCAAGC GAACTTCCGCAAACACCTACGCATGGTCGGAAGCCGGCGTGTGAAGGCCCAGA CGTTCGCTGAGCGGCGAGAGCGAAGCTTCAGCAGGTCCTGGAGTGACCCCACCCCCATGAAAGCTGACACCTCCCACGACTCCCGAGACAGTAG TGACCTGCAGAGCTCGCACTGCACTCTGGGTGAAGCCTTCGAGGACCTGgactgggagacagagaaaggcctGGAAGCTGTGGTCTGTGACTCTGAGGGCTTCATGCCACCCAAAGTCATG CTCATCTCGTCCAAGGTGCCCAAAGCCGAGTACATCCCCACCATCATCCGCAGGGACGACCCCTCCatcattcccattctctat GACCACGAACACGCAACCTTCGAGGACATCCTGG aggagatagagaagaaactcAACATCTACCACAAGGGGGCCAAGATCTGGAAGATGCTCATTTTCTGTCAG GGAGGCCCAGGACACCTGTATCTGCTCAAGAACAAGGTGGCCACCTTTGCCAAAGTGGAAAAGGAAGAGGACATGATCCA cttCTGGAAGCGGTTGAGCCGCTTGATGAGCAAAGTGAATCCAGAGCCGAATGTCATCCACATCATGGGCTGCTACATTCTGGGGAACCCCAACGGGGAGAAG TTGTTCCAGAACCTCAGGACCCTCATGACCCCTTATAGAGTCACCTTTGAATCCCCCCTGGAGCTGTCAGCCCAAG GGAAGCAGATGATCGAGACCTACTTTGACTTCCGGCTGTACCGCCTGTGGAAGAGCCGCCAGCACTCCAAGCTGCTGGACTTTGAGGACGTCCTGTGA